Proteins from one Malaya genurostris strain Urasoe2022 chromosome 2, Malgen_1.1, whole genome shotgun sequence genomic window:
- the LOC131431258 gene encoding transmembrane protein 185B, with the protein MNLQSLFQDFNPSKFVVHCCLFTFTILFCLRLDEFIDWPYWVIFVPLWIWKTVATLGAIVGAVVWCRYPHYRVEGDSYSHFKAMLISLSLHLILLMFELLACDRLTSGRHLWVLVFIPLIFGSVASVGACVWAVKHDRSFELELFCAVNALQFVFLPLKLDGFVSWSWEVVFVPLWIVLCLSLVAVLYSIIFCGILLRTPEVSSQQKKSAINSAIGNCATVLPILMFQVLLADKLDEDLDWPFIAVAGPLLTALFVLILLSFNAKGGNKWWFGIRKNFCQFLLGVLPCLQEYGNISYHTESAGQSVPLDTSVQLDEFEKYGKKGKKALSKKNDHLKPVVPIISIDLPD; encoded by the exons ATGAATCTGCAATCATTGTTTCAAGACTTCAATCCGAG TAAATTCGTGGTACATTGCTGTTTGTTTACATTTACGATTCTGTTCTGCCTTCGGTTGGATGAATTCATTG ATTGGCCATACTGGGTAATATTTGTTCCGCTGTGGATATGGAAAACAGTTGCCACACTTGGAGCAATCGTTGGAGCTGTAGTTTGGTGTCGGTACCCACATTACAG AGTTGAGGGAGATTCATACTCGCACTTCAAAGCAATGCTTATATCGTTATCCTTGCATCTTATTTTACTGATGTTCGAACTGCTGGCCTGTGATAGATTAACCTCCGGGCGGCACCTCTGGGTGCTGGTGTTTATTCCGCTTATCTTCGGTAGCGTCGCTAGCGTGGGAGCTTGCGTTTGGGCCGTCAAGCATGACAGGTCTTTTGAG TTGGAACTGTTTTGTGCTGTCAACGCTCTCCAATTCGTGTTCCTGCCACTTAAATTAGACGGATTTGTTTCTTGGAGTTGGGAAGTAGTTTTCGTACCACTCTGGATTGTACTATGTCTCAGCTTAGTAGCCGTACTATACAGTATAATATTTTGCGGAATCCTACTACGAACACCAGAAGTTTCCTCACAgcagaaaaaatccgccatcaaCTCAGCTATTGGCAACTGTGCCACTGTGCTTCcaattttgatgtttcaagTTTTGCTGGCGGACAAACTGGACGAGGACTTGGATTGGCCATTTATCGCAGTGGCTGGACCACTGCTAACGGCATTATTTGTACTGATTTTGCTGAGTTTCAATGCCAAAGGTGGCAACAAGT GGTGGTTCGGCATAAGGAAAAATTTCTGCCAATTCCTTCTGGGTGTACTCCCCTGCTTGCAAGAGTACGGTAACATATCATATCACACGGAAAGTGCTGGGCAAAGTGTTCCTTTGGATACCAGTGTGCAATTGGACGAGTTTGAAAAGTATGGAAAGAAGGGCAAAAAAGCGCTAAGCAAAAAGAACGACCATCTCAAGCCGGTGGTACCGATCATTAGCATAGATCTGCCAGACTAG
- the LOC131429465 gene encoding pre-mRNA-splicing factor 38, with translation MANRTVKDAKNVHGTNPQYLIEKIIRSRIYDSKYWKEQCFALTAELLVDKAMDIRFLGGVFGGNIKPTPFLCLTLKMLQIQPEKDIVVEFIKNEEFKYVRALGAFYLRLTGSSLDCYKYLEPLYNDNRKLRRQNRMGHYELVHMDEFIDDLLREERVCDIILPRIQKRHVLEENNELEPKVSALDDDLDEEMPSDDENLEEIAEALKAKEKEKKLETIKIRESKRERSVSRERQLEKSKDSGTHRDRGQERYRDYDRGRDRERDYDKREPATDHRYKEREAREKDRDRQRRHERERIDERDRDRRHGDRDRERDRERDRDRDHRERDYERNRDRDYDRERDYDRRRR, from the exons ATGGCCAACCGTACAGTGAAAGATGCAAAAAATGTGCACGGAACTAACCCACagtatttgattgaaaaaattattcggTCCCGTATTTACGATTCAAAGTACTGGAAAGAGCAATGTTTTGCTCTGACCGCCGAATTGCTTGTCGATAAGGcgatggatattcgatttcttgGTGGCGTATTCGGTGGAAACATCAAACCGACGCCGTTTTTGTGCCTCACACTTAAAATGCTCCAGATTCAGCCCGAAAAGGATATTGTGGTGGAGTTTATCAAGAACGAAGAGTTCAAGTATGTGCGAGCATTGGGAGCGTTTTATTTGAGACTAACCGGCTCGTCACTGGATTGTTATAAGTATCTGGAACCCCTGTACAACGACAACCGTAAGCTGAGGCGACAGAATCGAATGGGTCACTACGAGCTAGTGCATATGGATGAATTTATCGATGATTTGTTGCGGGAAGAGCGAGtgtgtgacataattctaccgAGAATACAGAAGCGGCATGTGTTGGAGGAAAACAATGAGCTCGAACCGAAGGTTTCCGCTCTCGATGATGATTTAGACGAGGAAATGCCCAGCGATGACGAAAATCTCGAAGAAATAGCGGAAGCATTGAAAGCTAAAGAGAAGGAGAAAAAGCTGGAAACCATCAAAATTAGGGAAAGTAAACGGGAACGGTCGGTATCCAGAGAGCGCCAACTTGAAAAATCCAAAGACTCCGGAACGCACCGGGATCGCGGGCAGGAACGGTATCGTGATTATGATAGAGGAAGGGACAGGGAACGGGATTACGATAAAAGAGA GCCAGCAACGGATCACCGTTACAAGGAGCGAGAGGCACGGGAGAAGGATCGCGATCGCCAACGGCGACATGAGCGGGAACGGATAGACGAACGGGATCGAGATCGACGTCATGGCGATCGAGATCGGGAACGGGATCGTGAACGCGACAGAGATCGAGACCACCGAGAGAGAGACTACGAGCGAAATCGAGACCGGGACTACGATCGTGAACGAGACTACGATCGACGTAGACGCTAG
- the LOC131429464 gene encoding WD repeat-containing protein 3, with product MGLTKQYLSYKAVANFNLIASGRANVTFVSVGGVDGRFVAVAGAEKVLIWNTRLGEKVLEFTRDKQEVTYLRPSPDQKHLAVGYIDGVIEIFAFESQQSTCTFASHRSAVSALNFDLIGLKLVSGGLDNDLVVSDVVAQSGKCRLVGHNAPITDATFMQKYHDVVLSSSKDTQIKFWNMETQSCFKTIIDHRTEVWSIALMRGDDFLVAGSGDSQLTVYKIVENSKYEQQESTASPDDLDLELEASCPFRCTQTGSIQRSGSGRTMNLIVEGNGQILGCHGTDRKIELFYFYSVDEALIRLTKRLKKLDTKSKQIESNRQLSLTDEIKRLPVIPVPEKIKSFDLLLGTGNELRICVTYIKNLLQVYTLNVSEKHAESKVIHTIRQQGHLSDVRSVTFSSDSLAIASGSGESLKLWSRASQACLRTVETGYVVSSCFVPGDRHVLVGLKTGELLIVDIVIGEIIERVKAHEKELWSIALCPDMRGCVSGGGDTTVKFWSFELIADPNRADNSEVKILSLLHKNVLKLEETVLCVRLSRNNKYIAVALLDSTVKIFFLDTLKFYLSLYGHKLPVICMDISYDSNLIVTGSADRSIKIWGMDFGDCHRSLIAHENSIMGLQFIPKTHMFFSCSKDGKLKQWDADSFEKIVTLPGHVGEAHGLAVSPNGKFVVSCGSDRTLRLYERTDEPLVLQDVQEEEREELENSTLATGDESNVPGLPGLKMPSRKTIGSEKAAENILECLEISKNFEQGDSQNIIPPLMYAYEATNTDDFLIAVLTRIRASDLQEALLLLPFSSACELLERVPKLTTARQDQTETICKVVLFLFRIHQKPIVNNQILLPVIQEIIDKLQGAIVEQRDMIGVNYHGMQMLQREVEANQGVELFRDATKSRRMKDQRRKRKELAKRTFVQIST from the exons ATGGGTTTGACGAAACAATATCTGTCGTACAAGGCAGTCGCTAATTTCAATTTAATCGCGAGTGGTCGCGCCAATGTGACATTCGTTTCCGTGGGTGGTGTCGATGGCCGATTTGTGGCCGTCGCCGGAGCCGAAAAGGTACTGATTTGGAACACCAG gcttggagaaaaagttcttgaatttacACGGGATAAGCAGGAAGTAACCTATCTTCGGCCAAGCCCGGATCAGAAACATCTTGCGGTAGGTTATATAGATGGAGTGATAGAAATTTTTGCCTTCGAAAGTCAACAATCAACGTGTACTTTCGCCTCACATCGGTCCGCTGTGAGTGCGTTAAACTTTGACCTCATTGGCTTGAAACTAGTTTCCGGAGGCTTGGATAACGATTTGGTCGTCTCGGATGTGGTAGCTCAAAGCGGAAAATGTCGCTTAGTTGGCCACAATGCACCTATTACGGATGCGACTTTTATGCAGAAGTATCATGATGTTGTACTATCGAGCTCGAAAGATACTCAGATTAAGTTTTGGAATATGGAGACGCAAAGTTGCTTTAAAACGATCATCGATCATAGAACCGAAGTTTGGAGCATTGCTCTGATGAGAGGAGATGACTTCCTCGTAGCTGGATCAGGAGATTCACAACTTACGGTGTACAAAATTGTCGAAAACAGCAAATATGAGCAACAGGAGTCTACAGCGAGCCCGGACGATTTAGATTTGGAATTGGAGGCGAGCTGTCCGTTCCGGTGTACCCAAACAGGAAGTATCCAGCGTTCAGGGTCCGGCAGAACGATGAACCTGATAGTGGAAGGTAATGGACAGATATTGGGATGCCATGGAACTGATCGAAAAATCGAACTGTTCTATTTCTACAGCGTCGATGAAGCGCTGATTCGTTTAACGAAACGACTTAAAAAATTGGATACCAAATCTAAACAAATCGAGTCTAACCGTCAACTCTCATTGACCGACGAAATCAAACGGCTACCGGTAATTCCCGTTCCGGAAAAGATTAAATCTTTTGATCTGCTGCTCGGAACCGGTAACGAGCTTCGAATTTGCGTAACCTACATAAAAAATTTACTACAAGTTTACACGTTGAACGTGTCAGAAAAACACGCTGAGTCGAAGGTCATTCACACCATCCGTCAGCAGGGTCACCTGTCGGACGTTCGAAGCGTGACGTTCAGTTCGGATAGTTTGGCAATCGCTTCAGGCAGCGGAGAATCGTTGAAACTTTGGAGCCGAGCGTCGCAAGCGTGTCTGCGAACCGTTGAAACTGGGTACGTCGTCAGTTCCTGTTTCGTACCGGGCGATCGGCACGTTCTGGTCGGACTGAAAACGGGCGAGCTGTTGATTGTGGATATCGTGATTGGGGAGATCATCGAACGGGTCAAAGCACACGAGAAGGAACTGTGGAGTATCGCACTGTGTCCGGATATGCGCGGTTGTGTTTCCGGTGGCGGCGATACGACGGTGAAGTTCTGGAGCTTCGAGCTCATCGCGGACCCCAACCGAGCGGATAACAGTGAAGTGAAG ATTCTTTCGCTTCTTCACAAGAATGTGCTCAAACTGGAAGAAACAGTCCTGTGCGTTCGTCTGTCACGGAATAACAAATACATTGCCGTCGCCCTGCTGGACTCGACCGTGAAGATCTTTTTCTTGGATACGCTTAAATTTTACCTTTCGCTGTACGGCCATAAGCTACCGGTCATTTGTATGGATATCTCGTACGATTCTAATCTTATAGTAACCGGATCAGCAGACCGGAGTATTAAAATTTGGGGCATGGATTTCGGTGACTGCCATCGATCGCTCATAGCACATGAAAACTCCATCATGGGATTGCAGTTTATACCCAAAACGCACATGTTTTTCTCGTGCAGCAAAGATGGTAAACTGAAGCAATGGGACGCCGATAGTTTCGAGAAGATAGTAACATTACCCGGTCACGTGGGTGAAGCTCACGGATTGGCGGTAAGTCCTAATGGGAAGTTTGTGGTAAGCTGCGGATCCGATCGTACACTTCGGCTGTACGAAAGAACCGACGAACCGCTGGTATTGCAAGACGTGCAAGAGGAAGAAcgcgaagagttggaaaacagTACCCTGGCGACAGGCGATGAATCCAACGTTCCGGGTTTACCAGGGTTAAAAATGCCTTCCCGAAAAACGATCGGATCGGAAAAAGCTGCCGAAAATATACTGGAATGTCTAGAGATTAGCAAAAATTTCGAGCAAGGTGACAGCCAAAACATCATCCCTCCGCTGATGTATGCGTACGAAGCTACCAACACGGACGATTTCCTGATCGCAGTTCTGACACGCATTCGGGCAAGCGATCTGCAAGAAGCCTTACTTCTGCTTCCGTTTTCCAGCGCGTGCGAACTGTTGGAACGCGTACCGAAACTGACGACCGCAAGACAGGATCAAACGGAAACCATCTGCAAGGTCGTGCTGTTCCTTTTCCGAATCCATCAAAAACCAATCGTTAACAATCAGATTCTGCTGCCGGTGATTCAGGAAATTATCGACAAGCTGCAGGGTGCCATCGTGGAACAGAGGGACATGATTGGGGTCAATTACCATGGAATGCAGATGCTGCAAAGGGAAGTGGAAGCCAACCAAGGTGTGGAATTGTTCCGCGATGCTACGAAGAGTAGACGAATGAAAGATCAGCGACGCAAACGGAAAGAACTGGCCAAAAGAACATTTGTACAAATTAGTACATAA